A stretch of bacterium DNA encodes these proteins:
- a CDS encoding glycosyltransferase, which produces MEISLSIIVPAYNEALRIEQTLEEIVSYCNRQGLTYEVIVVDDGSADNTADVVSNFSAQNQQVRLINVVPNRG; this is translated from the coding sequence ATGGAGATTAGTCTTTCAATTATTGTTCCTGCATACAACGAAGCTTTGCGCATCGAGCAAACGCTAGAGGAAATTGTAAGTTACTGTAACCGGCAGGGCTTAACTTACGAAGTAATTGTTGTCGATGATGGTAGTGCTGACAACACGGCAGATGTTGTCTCTAACTTTAGTGCGCAAAATCAGCAAGTTCGCCTGATCAATGTCGTCCCTAATCGGGGTAA